A DNA window from Ahaetulla prasina isolate Xishuangbanna chromosome 7, ASM2864084v1, whole genome shotgun sequence contains the following coding sequences:
- the LOC131202010 gene encoding polycystin family receptor for egg jelly-like has translation MPGATETIFFLIRGRPFLWFLPALFCWFGGCPNTLAARVRLISPPLSVTCAKPENRVYQQQDHPFQVSCLWDRHVVLHYSKAPPRNPKEGAIESSVPPLCHWYQNAILVNQTTSWTGELMLSPGLPQESPHPPWTSTRISVQCTSVSCLAPLCLYHNLNIEVVEQDIHLFLLQPHTLPVLERQPVRLGWCARLKSSAWRYYFESQGGLPEDLLIPTNQHNEPLLLSDYPSAKLYQVCMSYYSYHLTVQYPLRGFYIASVSYQLGPQSRLSLDFFVEPALLFVCRVTSQLQRQSQGALSFSWNLQQLSPEIVAYQLLLDTQESLEWSHSYDYNPFGLHSHFCAVPTSHRTKEIVVASVYFRTSQRVLERVRGRLDFLNRTLIFKTSRTSSISIRLNPQENTISTYIFSRAQGLYYSTQEGNMTNGVAENSSLCYVLYQQAGLSYLITVKYVQLQLFRFSLDIYLNRKEALFQSLGGKEMDVYVFNSTSPDNSLVYVVWFIPVEHPLLQCEWAFNLQIFDSVGGPLVENYSFAYIDQTRNAAHFLPDSALAFNPASYAGFVARVKCIKSAKIPTVFMARFNIYVLKVIESQIACQQKTCTIPKVRIHRAVNTKHILQYAQGTGFTLAAEMRVNCPGPKATKVTWNIYKVSNLSDRPDWSKPFNPPGIEGRHFIRLKIPCSTLDTGLYLFNFTVQLISSTLPQKIERSDAVLIEVGSDRWSAVIAGGHFRSVGFSDRWILKGSVLSDGELVSLSQGLSYTWYCTKQETDYTSMALSRVGKCYPDQVDLKWTTSSDSIQMVLPETLQANNTYNFLLVVQNGSRIAHAQQTIHVRAQGALILNIACLENCGTSLIPTERFSLSGKCGNCREIKPWYYWSLRSAQSHEIKFDWSSRTTTGRSSSYLHFKAFALVSMAEESYILSLKVITKDGQSSSCEYSFYVNAPPQIGKCALNPRKGIAFLTKFIIQCNGFEDRNQPLAYKVTAASDPMTISSISSIQNNTLGIIIYVGHESKTPWFFLPPGRTSQNSALTIYVQVFDSLGASSQVAFQATVLDQRQPPANAALHQQLHDLINGSSALTARLLITKDYLNIGYIVYMSASALNNIEASPFNRVLKADLRQHLLNITTRIPSASIGEINQVILSICQATHEIAEVNKISQLLAVRKLKTVSEALRRHRDQDLGSKETEILCNGILTGLSNILDASLFNHRNPNADAIKEAISVTEILADLILQGKVPGGHETKMATRNWSIHLWKDKTWDVSATFSNRKQCRSCFYPKLKQGSHVELEEDNVVSTILYEFEQNPFSWLTFADNIGTMVTGFKMVGTNSKGDLNTIDPEVFEMILTRKDKAIFELTIGPDKKLSKTTGGFSLEIKRNSSDIFIQLVPKVKITFQVFIYLGVNLSHPPLVSYNASHLSPPTVIQKDTIITGCALKVPYILCLPESLLWSSAYNRGTDVLNLSIVLQSHSIVRHQTAKSLRVAVFAAGCLSLEGIQDQWKEETCSLGPQTSWLKIHCVCKAKKHSTNSTRSGSRAASGPGIRFLAGKLLLFPNQVDMKLFLLQPMRENPVPGLTVLAVFLIYIFLAVWVRRKDRIDIEEQIINLPDNDPFHTMRYLVTIYTGSRPSAGTKADVFLELIGQNGSSDVHLLKHPSFPEILQNSCIDTFMLTTGEDLGDLFSIHVWHNYCGFGPNWYLSRIKVLNVDTNKSWLFLCRKWLALGRRNYQIEWTFEVTDPQVPISRIDYLLIMLSYHWFQDHLWFSLFVRSLDSSWNRFQRLSCCLAILLTSLLVNTIIFNTKKEEQVYLLKLQYLKSIIAGVLGAFFSIPVEWIAISLFKYSVKGSSQCNIAQGQGQGQETFTCVPENLPEAGSQLLEIKSQQFSATDNNFSNNYATEKKATLGKTQKLQRRRCLSCSAWFFVFLISGVASFFITFIGLSFDYKTSSEWLIAALVSFCLHVSFFETLQIVVYSSWNICLAKYCANIPWQSYEDMKYKPRTMDEDEMVKLHNDLAELRASKEYQPVKEEDVLALQKKKMVQYLAYKYVKDMICHFIFLVLIFTVSHPIDVTTAFFYNRAISRKFSPYLPNLNGAQDVYGWVNNSFLPLMHNPYYPSYLPNSQSKILGLPRMRQIRKKSADRCELPHELKNMFLLHNVHCKNKYGFSQEDQSNYVGSWSTPTDTSVPKNHAEFLGFSYEPGNSQWEYISHGQLNEYPSRGYTFYFFPEEPQVNSTKRLEDLETKSWIDNKTWAVILELTTFNIDANMFCSVSVIFELSLLGPVNASVSVHSYKLPLFTHQSVSQIFFFCLTIYILIIYIADECRMVYQERLSYFTVATNLINFGIKTVCILFLVVLFCKFKLASDLVEFYLLHSQEFIPFHTASQFDQTVRGVLGILVFFLVLKTYRYVRFLFDLRLAQKSLRTALPGIINIVVMGAIFFNAYMALGYVGFGQHEWNFRTMMYSFTTVLSYCALTFKNTEFLSDKFLGGLFLGSFLLVMICVFVNLSQVIVMSAHLDMKEVVYNQPSNEAEVMYFILQKVYKMWYFARTGTYTKTETDVFNTVLYGKFKKRRKQPLRKHLQRKERLYVVI, from the coding sequence ATGCCTGGAGCTACTGAAACCATTTTCTTCCTTATAAGAGGCCGGCCTTTCCTTTGGTTTCTGCCCGCCCTCTTCTGCTGGTTTGGTGGCTGCCCCAACACCCTGGCAGCACGAGTTCGTCTCATTTCGCCACCGCTGTCAGTCACTTGTGCCAAGCCTGAGAACCGTGTCTATCAACAACAAGACCACCCTTTTCAGGTCTCGTGTCTTTGGGACAGACATGTGGTGTTGCATTACTCAAAAGCCCCCCCACGAAACCCCAAGGAGGGAGCGATAGAGTCATCAGTGCCTCCTCTCTGCCACTGGTATCAGAATGCCATCCTGGTTAACCAGACAACTTCCTGGACAGGCGAGCTGATGCTCAGTCCAGGTCTGCCACAGGAAAGTCCCCATCCACCTTGGACTAGTACCCGGATCTCCGTGCAGTGCACTTCAGTTTCATGCTTGGCTCCCTTGTGCTTGTATCACAACCTGAACATTGAGGTTGTGGAGCAAGATATTCATCTCTTCCTGCTGCAGCCTCACACACTTCCCGTTTTGGAGAGGCAGCCGGTGCGCTTGGGCTGGTGTGCGCGCCTCAAGAGTTCGGCCTGGCGCTACTACTTCGAGAGCCAAGGGGGTCTTCCTGAGGACCTCCTCATTCCCACCAACCAGCACAATGAGCCCCTCCTACTTAGTGACTACCCCAGTGCCAAATTATACCAGGTCTGCATGTCTTACTATAGCTACCATTTGACTGTGCAGTACCCGCTCCGTGGATTCTACATCGCTTCGGTCAGCTATCAGCTGGGACCCCAGAGCCGCCTCAGCCTGGATTTCTTTGTGGAGCCTGCTCTGCTCTTTGTTTGCAGGGTAACCTCCCAATTGCAGAGACAGTCGCAAGGGGCCCTGAGCTTTTCCTGGAACCTGCAGCAGCTCAGCCCAGAAATAGTAGCCTACCAACTTCTGCTGGACACACAGGAATCCCTAGAGTGGTCCCATTCCTATGACTACAATCCGTTTGGTCTGCACAGCCATTTCTGCGCTGTGCCCACATCACACCGGACCAAGGAAATAGTTGTGGCCAGTGTGTACTTCCGTACCAGCCAGAGGGTATTAGAGAGAGTAAGAGGAAGACTTGATTTCTTAAACAGGACGTTGATTTTCAAAACAAGCAGGACAAGCTCGATTTCCATAAGACTAAACCCACAGGAAAACACAATTAGCACTTATATTTTTAGTCGGGCCCAAGGCCTCTACTATTCTACCCAGGAAGGCAACATGACCAACGGCGTTGCTGAGAACTCCAGCCTCTGCTATGTACTTTATCAGCAAGCGGGCCTCTCTTACCTGATTACGGTTAAATATGTGCAGCTACAGTTATTTCGATTCAGCCTGGATATTTATCTGAATCGGAAAGAGGCCCTGTTCCAATCTCTAGGGGGAAAGGAGATGGACGTCTACGTCTTCAACAGCACTTCTCCTGACAATAGCTTGGTCTATGTTGTGTGGTTCATCCCTGTGGAGCATCCTCTGCTGCAGTGTGAATGGGCCTTCAACTTGCAAATTTTCGATTCTGTGGGAGGGCCTCTGGTGGAAAACTACAGTTTTGCCTACATTGACCAGACCCGAAATGCAGCTCATTTCCTTCCTGATTCTGCCTTAGCTTTCAATCCTGCCTCGTATGCGGGATTTGTTGCCAGGGTGAAATGCATAAAGAGTGCAAAAATTCCTACAGTATTCATGGCAAGGTTTAACATTTATGTCTTGAAAGTCATAGAATCGCAAATTGCTTGCCAGCAAAAAACATGCACCATTCCCAAAGTTAGGATCCATCGGGCGGTTAATACCAAACACATCCTGCAATATGCACAGGGGACTGGATTTACACTTGCGGCAGAAATGCGGGTCAATTGTCCAGGCCCCAAAGCAACTAAAGTTACTTGGAACATCTATAAAGTCTCTAATCTGTCAGATAGACCAGACTGGTCCAAACCTTTTAATCCACCTGGCATTGAAGGAAGACATTTCATCAGATTAAAAATCCCTTGCTCCACCTTGGATACTGGCCTGTATCTTTTTAATTTTACTGTGCAATTAATTTCATCCACTTTGCCCCAGAAGATAGAGCGCTCGGATGCAGTGTTGATAGAGGTTGGGTCAGACCGTTGGAGTGCTGTCATCGCAGGAGGACATTTTCGATCTGTTGGATTTTCTGATCGGTGGATTCTTAAAGGATCTGTCCTGTCCGATGGTGAGCTGGTCAGTCTGTCTCAGGGACTGTCCTATACTTGGTATTGCACCAAACAGGAAACAGACTATACATCGATGGCCCTCAGCAGAGTTGGGAAATGTTATCCCGATCAGGTGGATTTGAAGTGGACCACATCCTCCGATTCAATTCAGATGGTACTTCCTGAAACTCTTCAGGCCAATAATACATACAATTTTCTCCTGGTAGTTCAAAATGGTAGCAGGATAGCTCACGCTCAGCAAACCATACACGTACGGGCTCAGGGTGCCCTCATTCTGAACATTGCATGCCTTGAAAATTGTGGAACGTCACTAATTCCAACAGAAAGATTTTCTCTGTCTGGTAAATGTGGGAACTGCAGGGAAATCAAACCCTGGTATTATTGGTCACTGCGATCGGCCCAATCGCACGAAATCAAATTTGACTGGTCTTCCAGAACAACGACTGGAAGATCCAGCTCATATCTACATTTCAAAGCTTTTGCTTTGGTTTCCATGGCAGAAGAGTCCTACATTTTGAGCCTAAAAGTCATCACCAAAGATGGACAGTCCTCTAGCTGCGAATATTCTTTTTATGTTAATGCTCCACCACAGATAGGAAAATGTGCCCTTAATCCAAGAAAAGGAATAGCTTTTCTAACAAAATTCATTATCCAGTGCAATGGATTTGAAGACAGAAATCAGCCTCTTGCCTACAAAGTAACAGCAGCGTCAGATCCAATGACAATTAGCTCCATATCCTCAATTCAAAATAATACTTTGGGGATAATCATCTATGTCGGACATGAATCCAAaactccctggtttttccttcctCCTGGAAGAACATCACAGAACTCTGCTTTGACTATATACGTTCAAGTTTTCGATTCCCTTGGTGCATCTTCTCAAGTCGCTTTCCAAGCAACGGTGCTTGATCAAAGACAACCACCAGCCAATGCCGCCCTCCATCAACAACTACATGATTTGATTAATGGATCAAGTGCCCTTACGGCCAGGTTGCTCATCACCAAGGATTACCTGAATATAGGCTATATTGTATACATGTCGGCCTCGGCCTTAAATAATATTGAAGCTTCACCCTTCAATCGGGTTCTTAAAGCAGATTTGCGCCAACACCTCCTCAATATAACCACAAGGATTCCTAGCGCTAGTATCGGGGAAATCAATCAGGTGATCCTAAGTATTTGTCAAGCAACGCACGAAATtgctgaggtcaataaaatatcCCAGCTGCTTGCAGtaagaaaattaaaaacagtCAGCGAAGCTCTGAGAAGACACAGGGATCAAGACTTGGGCTCAAAAGAAACTGAGATTCTTTGCAACGGGATTCTCACAGGATTGTCCAATATCTTGGATGCTTCCCTCTTCAATCACAGAAATCCTAATGCGGATGCCATTAAAGAAGCTATTTCTGTGACAGAAATATTAGCAGATCTCATTTTACAAGGCAAAGTCCCTGGCGGGCACGAAACCAAAATGGCCACCCGAAACTGGTCCATCCACCTTTGGAAAGACAAGACATGGGATGTTTCTGCAACTTTCTCAAACAGGAAGCAATGTAGGAGCTGCTTTTATCCAAAACTGAAGCAGGGGTCTCATGTGGAGTTAGAAGAAGATAATGTCGTTTCCACCATTTTGTATGAATTTGAACAGAATCCTTTCTCTTGGCTGACTTTTGCTGACAATATTGGCACAATGGTGACGGGGTTCAAAATGGTGGGGACCAATTCTAAAGGGGACCTAAACACCATCGATCCTGAGGTGTTTGAAATGATCTTGACTAGGAAAGACAAGGCGATCTTTGAGCTGACTATAGGGCCAGATAAAAAACTTTCTAAAACCACCGGTGGCTTCAGcttggaaattaaaagaaactctaGTGATATTTTTATCCAACTTGTGCCCAAAGTGAAAATTACTTTCCAGGTGTTTATCTACTTAGGCGTCAATCTGAGCCACCCCCCTTTAGTTTCATACAATGCTTCTCACTTAAGTCCTCCAACAGTCATCCAAAAGGATACAATTATCACCGGATGTGCTCTCAAAGTTCCTTATATCCTTTGCCTTCCAGAGTCATTGCTTTGGTCTTCAGCCTATAACAGGGGAACAGATGTGCTCAACCTTTCTATTGTCTTGCAGTCACACTCAATTGTGAGACATCAAACTGCAAAATCTCTCCGCGTTGCTGTCTTTGCAGCAGGCTGTTTGTCTCTTGAAGGCATTCAGGATCAGTGGAAAGAAGAAACCTGCAGCCTGGGACCTCAAACCAGCTGGCTGAAAATCCACTGTGTCTGCAAAGCAAAAAAACACAGCACGAACTCAACTAGATCTGGTTCAAGAGCGGCTTCAGGACCTGGGATCCGATTTTTGGCTGGCAAGTTACTTCTGTTTCCCAATCAAGTTGACATGAAATTGTTCCTTTTACAACCAATGAGGGAGAATCCTGTTCCGGGGTTGACTGTGCTTGCTGTTTTCCTAATCTACATTTTCTTGGCTGTCTGGGTGAGAAGAAAAGACAGAATTGATATTGAAGAGCAGATTATCAATTTGCCAGATAACGACCCCTTTCACACCATGAGATACCTGGTGACCATCTATACGGGGAGCCGCCCAAGTGCAGGGACCAAAGCAGATGTGTTCCTTGAGCTGATTGGCCAGAATGGATCAAGTGATGTGCATCTTTTAAAGCACCCATCGTTTCCAGAGATCCTTCAGAACAGCTGCATTGATACTTTTATGCTAACTACCGGGGAAGATTTGGGAGACCTCTTCTCTATCCACGTCTGGCACAATTATTGTGGCTTCGGGCCTAACTGGTACTTGAGCCGAATCAAAGTCCTCAACGTTGACACAAACAAGTCGTGGCTGTTTCTGTGTAGAAAATGGTTGGCCCTTGGCCGGCGTAACTACCAAATAGAATGGACTTTCGAGGTCACGGATCCACAAGTCCCCATCAGCAGAATTGATTATCTGTTGATAATGCTTAGCTATCACTGGTTCCAAGACCACCTCTGGTTCTCTCTCTTTGTTCGCAGCCTTGACAGCTCTTGGAACAGATTTCAGAGGCTCTCCTGCTGCTTAGCGATACTTTTGACCTCCCTGCTGGTCAACACGATCATCTTCAACACGAAGAAAGAAGAACAGGTTTATCTCCTAAAACTGCAGTATTTGAAGTCCATAATAGCCGGTGTTCTCGGTGCTTTCTTCTCCATTCCTGTGGAATGGATTGCAATAAGTTTGTTTAAATACTCCGTGAAGGGGTCTTCCCAGTGTAACATCGCTCAGGGTCAGGGTCAGGGTCAGGAAACTTTCACTTGCGTGCCTGAAAACCTTCCTGAAGCAGGTAGCCAACTTTTGGAGATAAAATCACAGCAGTTTTCAGCCACAGATAACAATTTCAGTAATAATTATGCAACAGAAAAGAAAGCAACTCTGGGTAAAACTCAGAAATTGCAACGACGTAGATGTTTGTCTTGCAGTGCATGGTTCTTTGTCTTCCTCATATCTGGGGTAGCATCGTTTTTCATCACATTCATTGGCCTGTCTTTTGATTATAAAACATCCTCTGAATGGTTAATAGCTGCGCTGGTATCATTCTGTCTCCACGTGAGCTTCTTTGAAACCTTACAAATTGTTGTTTATTCCAGCTGGAATATCTGTTTGGCAAAATACTGTGCAAACATCCCATGGCAAAGCTATGAAGATATGAAATACAAACCAAGGACGATGGACGAAGACGAGATGGTGAAGTTGCACAATGACCTGGCTGAACTGAGAGCATCTAAGGAATACCAGCCCGTCAAAGAGGAAGATGTTCTAGCCTTGCAAAAGAAGAAGATGGTTCAATATCTAGCTTACAAATATGTAAAGGACATGATCTGCCACTTTATCTTCTTGGTTTTAATTTTCACAGTCTCACATCCAATAGACGTTACTACCGCCTTCTTCTACAACCGAGCCATATCTAGAAAATTTTCTCCCTATTTACCCAATTTGAATGGAGCACAGGATGTTTACGGGTGGGTAAACAACAGCTTTCTGCCGCTGATGCACAATCCCTATTACCCAAGCTATCTTCCGAACTCCCAGTCCAAAATCCTAGGATTGCCCAGAATGAGACAAATAAGAAAGAAATCTGCGGACAGGTGTGAACTTCCCCACGAATTGAAAAACATGTTTTTGCTGCATAATGTTCACTGCAAGAACAAATATGGATTTAGCCAGGAAGATCAAAGTAACTATGTGGGCTCATGGTCAACGCCTACGGATACCTCCGTTCCCAAGAACCATGCTGAGTTTTTAGGCTTCAGTTATGAGCCAGGTAATAGCCAATGGGAGTATATCTCCCATGGACAATTAAATGAATATCCGTCCAGGGGATATACGTTTTATTTTTTCCCCGAAGAACCACAAGTGAATTCAACGAAAAGGTTGGAAGATTTGGAAACGAAAAGCTGGATTGACAACAAGACGTGGGCGGTGATTTTAGAACTAACAACTTTTAACATTGACGCCAATATGTTCTGCAGTGTTTCCGTCATTTTTGAACTTTCTTTACTTGGCCCCGTGAATGCCAGCGTCTCTGTGCATTCTTACAAACTCCCGCTTTTCACGCATCAAAGCGTGAGCCAGATTTTCTTCTTCTGTCTGACTATATACATACTCATTATTTATATTGCTGACGAATGTCGCATGGTGTACCAAGAACGGCTGAGCTATTTTACCGTTGCTACCAACCTGATCAACTTTGGGATAAAGACAGTCTGCATCCTCTTTCTGGTGGTGCTTTTCTGCAAATTCAAACTTGCTTCTGACTTGGTGGAATTTTACTTACTTCATTCTCAAGAGTTTATTCCATTCCATACGGCTTCCCAATTCGACCAGACAGTCAGAGGTGTCCTGgggattttggtttttttcctggtTCTGAAAACATACCGCTATGTCAGATTTCTGTTTGATTTACGCCTAGCCCAAAAATCTCTCAGAACAGCCCTCCCTGGTATCATCAATATAGTCGTAATGGGTGCCATATTTTTCAACGCATATATGGCACTTGGGTATGTGGGATTTGGCCAACATGAATGGAATTTCCGCACCATGATGTATTCCTTCACGACCGTGTTGTCTTATTGTGCCTTAACATTTAAGAACACTGAATTTTTGTCTGACAAATTTCTAGGGGGCCTTTTTTTAGGATCCTTTCTTTTGGTGATGATCTGCGTTTTTGTCAATTTAAGTCAAGTCATCGTCATGTCAGCTCACTTGGACATGAAGGAAGTTGTCTACAACCAGCCTTCCAATGAAGCGGAGGTCAtgtattttatactccaaaaggTGTACAAGATGTGGTATTTTGCCAGGACTGGTACCTACACAAAAACAGAGACTGATGTTTTTAACACTGTACTGTATGGGAAATTTAAGAAACGTAGAAAACAGCCCTTGAGAaaacatttgcaaagaaaagaaaggctTTATGTTGTTAtttga